In Arcobacter sp. F2176, a single genomic region encodes these proteins:
- a CDS encoding YhcH/YjgK/YiaL family protein → MAIFGKLDCIKNQIKKDNFQLAFNYLENISNDIFEIKNGECVKELINENMFVLKQTYFSKPRSECFFESHKKYIDIQYIVKGSEIMDVSHIDDLQIIEAYNEEKDFTKYNTKNAFSSLHIKEKELAIFYPSDGHQPCIKVDKTEQIYKVVIKISTNN, encoded by the coding sequence ATGGCAATATTTGGGAAATTGGACTGTATTAAAAATCAAATAAAAAAGGATAATTTCCAATTGGCATTTAATTATTTAGAAAATATATCTAATGATATTTTTGAAATAAAAAATGGTGAATGTGTAAAAGAGCTTATCAATGAAAATATGTTTGTTTTAAAACAAACATATTTTTCAAAGCCTAGAAGTGAGTGTTTTTTTGAATCACATAAAAAATATATTGATATTCAATATATAGTAAAAGGCTCTGAAATTATGGATGTATCACATATAGATGATCTTCAAATCATTGAAGCTTACAATGAAGAAAAAGATTTTACAAAATACAACACAAAAAATGCATTTTCATCTTTACACATAAAAGAAAAAGAGTTAGCTATTTTTTATCCAAGTGATGGACATCAGCCTTGTATAAAAGTTGATAAGACAGAACAAATTTATAAAGTAGTAATAAAAATATCTACAAATAATTAA